DNA from Sorex araneus isolate mSorAra2 chromosome 6, mSorAra2.pri, whole genome shotgun sequence:
AGTAttaagttttgttgttgctgctaaaATCTTAATTTATCAGGTGAAAAATGTATCACTCATTGCAATTATATTTGTTTCCATAATAATATTGAATAGTTTATGAtatttaaaactgttttattaTTGTGTAAATAAACAATTCATATTTCTTGGACCCAACAATGTTTATAATGTTTATATGGAATCTTAGCATAATAAAGTTTTTAAGCTTTTATCCGACATCTACCTTATACATTTTCctcaatttgtattttatattagtttataaTATTATCTTGTATAAGTCTTCAATTTACATTGCAAACTTTCCATTTGCATTTATTCATGGTGTCTTAGATGAACCAGCTGTTTTTTCTTATCTTGCCCTACCTTGATATTACAACAACTTTGATTcagttgcttttttatttattgcttcaaTTTTGACTTATTTGCTTTATTGATAattgtttcaatttttgttttattcttaaattcaAGTAGAATGAATGGTCATTTGCTTAAGGTATATTAAGACTCTCTCTTTTAAACCTAATAATATTTACTGTATTTTCAGAAGTTGAAATTGAGTTTTATGCCTGAAAACTGTTTCActtttttaaggaaattttataactattttgcattttttaatagCTAGTTATTTCATTTTCTGCATTGCTATAATCTAACATTATACAGTTGttccaaatatatataatcatttagAAATATTCACATACATGCTAATATCACCATATTAGAACTAGTCAAGAAGGATTTAGCAAGTTCATAATCTATAAGTGTCATTTAGGAAAAGATACTTAGAGgggaaataagtaaatttaaattagagtaaactgcactgcactgcactgcagtcccgttgttcatcgatttgctcgagctggcaccagtaacgtctccattgtgagacttgttgttactgtttttgacatatcaaatacgccacaggtagcttgccaggctctgccatgcaggcgagatactcttggtagcttgctgagctctccgaaagggatggaggaatcaaagctgggccggccgcatgcaaggtaaactccctacctgctgtgctatcactatagtCCTATAGTAAACtagtaagaataaaaatattatttagtatCAATTAGAATAAATTGGGATAGCCAAAATACTATAAATATCCAGTTAGGTGTCAGTCTATAGAACTTAAGTGTCACAAATCCAcaatatgttttttctttgtacCAAACAGGTAAACAGGCATAAATTTCAATGGGGGAAGAAAACCAAACCTTTGTGACTGAGTTTATCTTCCGTGGTCTTTCACAGGACTTGCAGACACAAGtcctattatttattctttttctcatcATCTATCTGTTGACTGTGCTTGGAAATCTGCTCATCATCATTCTCATCTTTATGGATTCTCgactccacacccccatgtactttttTCTTAGAAATCTCTCTTTTGCAGACCTCTGTTTCTCTACTAGTATTGTTCCTCAAGTGTTGATCCACTTCCTGGTAAAgaagaaaagtatttctttttacgGATGTATGACACAGATCATTGTCTTCCTTCTGGTTGGATGCACAGAGTGTGCACTGCTGGCCGTGATGTCCTATGACCGATACGTGGCTGTCTGCAAGCCCCTGCACTACTCCACCATCATGACCCAACAAGTGTGTCTCCAGCTTGCCATCGGTTCCTGGGCCAGTGGGGCACTTGTGTCTCTGGTGGATACCACCTTTACTTTCCATCTTCCCTATCGAGGAAAGAATGTCATTAATCACTACTTCTGTGAACCACCTGCCCTCCTGAAGCTGGCTTCAGCAAATACCTACAGCACAGAAATGGCCATCTTTGCCATGGGTGTGGTCATCCTCTTAGCCCCCGTGTCCCTGATCCTTGTGTCCTACTGGAACATCATCTCCACGGTGGTCCAGATGCAGTCAGGGGAGGGGAGACTCAAGGCTTTCTCTACCTGTGGCTCCCACCTCATTGTTGTTGTCCTCTTTTATGGGTCAGGAATATTCACCTACATGCGCCCAAACTCCAAGACCATAAAAGAGAGGGATAAGatgatttctgtgttttatacAGTGGTGACTCCAATGTTGAACCCCATAATTTATAGCCTGAGAAACAAGGATGTCAAAGGGGCCCTCAAGAAACTACTAGGGAAAATGTCCTTTTCACAGAGGCAGTGATTTATGGCTCTATCTTTTAGAGCTatggtaaaaaatatttaaaagaggaCAAAGATATACGTTAAGTCATTTCAGGAGAAGCATGAAGGTCAGGGTCATGGCCTAGACACTTAATGCTGCACCCTAAATAGAAAACAATGGGTAAAGTAAAAGCTGAAAAGTGGAttatttcttaacttttaaaattatcaagTACTATTCTAAAGGATTTTATGGTTAATTTTGTTACCATGGACATGTTTTAAGCATGATCACAACTTAAACTAAGAGGTTTAAATGAGATTGTATAATTTAACATGCAATAAATTGTCAATatgatttttacattaaaaaacgtttcaaattttaatgtcccggatatacaaatatacaaatagacTCTGACTGAAGCAATCAATGAATCTGGAAATCTTTAATACTGAGATCATTTGTGATCCTGTTTGTAAAAATGATACCAGAGGCAATATTTTCTCGTTCATAGTGATCTATCTTGAAAACtccagaaaaatgaattttatactATTAACCTAATATCATAATTGCATAAACTATCAGTGTGAAAAGAGAACACAATATCTACCTAATATAAGTATTTATCTAAACTTTAAATCCActccaaaatatttctattacatGATTATCTAGCaactttttggatttttttaactttttaaaatttgttaagcattttttaattgaatcacaatcaGATACACAGCTGCAAAGTTGTTCagattgtgttttagtcatataatatcccaacaccaatcctttcaccagtgtacattgcccaaCCATGATAATGTCCCCCTTTCtcgtcccccccaccctccagccactatggcagacatctctctctctctctctctctctctctctctctctctctctctctctctctctctctctttctgtctctctccactacagatactgaaaggttatcatatttaTCCCTTTAGCGTactttattattgtcatactggtcccttctctactctAACTACCCTTCAACTCCACACACTTCTGTGATAAGCTTTCAATCActgatcagtcctcctggcctttgttttccctggccttgaatactcatcaatgtcatcccgttgctcatctattagcgggcaccagtaacatctctcattgagagacttattgttactgtttttggcatatccaatacgcatgggtagcttgccaggctctgccgaacgggctcgatactctcggtagcttgccggaggaatcaaactcgggtcagcctcgtgaatggcaaacacccaactgctgtgctatcactccagccctgaatactcatcacatactatttttttatattccaaaaattaatgcagtcattctatatctgtccctttccttctgactcatttcacttagtatgatactctccatgtccatctattccatgacttcatttttcccagtgactacataatattccactggGAAGATGgaacatagtttctttacccagtcatctgttcttgggcactcaggtagtttttctagattttgctattgtgaatagtgctgcaatgaacataaaagtgcagatgacgtttctgctgtgtgtttctgGACCCTCAGGCTATATTTCTAGAAGagatattgctgggttaaatgggagctcaatttctagttttttgattgaatattcatattattttccgaAAAgactaaaccagtcagcattcccaccaaccatgagggagagttcctttctccctgcatctactccagcactggttattcttgtttttttggatgtgtgccagtctctgtggtgtgatgtaatgtctcataattgttttgatttgcatttcactgaggattagtgatgtagaaaattttttcatgtgccgttTGGCAATCTGAAttccttctttgaggaaatttctatttattttctcttctcattttttttgatggagtttgatgtttctttcttgtaaagttcaaccagtgccttatatatcttaaatACTAAGCCCTTACAGATGGGCTGTGTTTTTATCTTAGTACTATTTCTTTGGAGGTACAGAATCTTCttactttaatgtagtcccatttatttatttttgctgccaTTTCTTTAGTCAGtgctgtcatctttgaagatgcctttagcttcagtgtaaTAGgaggttttgcctacatttttttccgtgtaccttatggattcatgtctgatgttgagatctttaatccattttgatctgagttttgtgaaTAGCATTAGAAAGAGGCTtgaatccattttctttttacatttagcTGCTCAGTTTATCCAGCACCACTTactgaagagattttccttgctctacttcagaTTTCTGTCTAGTACCTTCTTAAACATGACTTATAAAATTTGTACATCATACTTTTAtgcagtttaaaaaattaattcaaaggaaTTCCTTATACCaagtcaaaattaatttttcatattttcaattcACTTCTCCTAGTGTTACTCCCagaagaatatttattattatttctataacaATGGTCAGAGTCAGTTTCTGTATTTTCTCAAATTATCTACCATGAACCACTCCcctctttctttaaaattctttttctaataTGTTTTGGTTATCTCTATTCATTCTGATCCATTTCCCCTGAATGATTACAATTTATTCAATTAATATCTCatcataataaaaaattgaattaagtgGGGTTTACTAATAATAGGCTTAGATAACTAGCCACAATGCAAGGTAGGAATTCAACTTCTCTAGAAAGGTCAATTCCAAAATATACTGAAAGTTCTCTTATTCCTTTAATTGTaatagacaaaataataataactttctaCTTTTTCCTGATTTAAATCAATCATGATCAGAGGAGAGTTCATGCCAATAACTCCCTTGAACACAggacccaaagacaacagaatgaTTGCATAAAAGACATCCCTGGTGAAGAAGTATCTAGTATGTAAACCtcaactttttgtttcttttatttacacATGCATAAATCCCAATATCCACTTTAAAAACGTTTTCTGAACTCTAACTTCATTTTATATTGTTCAACTCTAGATGTAGACAATATACCCACAGTGAAGACTAAGATGTATATTAATACACATTGAATTTATTACTTATCCTCTTAAAATGATCTGAATGGCACtacaataaataaagtttaatttggGGTGTAATGACTAGAGAAACTCCCCCAAACAACAGGTATTAGTTGAGATAGTttactagaaaagaaaatttgcattgttattagaagttAACTTGGCTGACAGTGATGTTCTAAATGAGATCATAagataaaggaaattttaaaatgtaaacaagAAAGTATGAACATAGTTTGAAAAAGCTTTCCCATCAGAAAGAAATAAGGATTTTCCAGTAAAGTGTGGTTGtgggctttctttcttttcttttcttttcttttctttttaaaatttatggatCAATCTTCTCCTTTCCTTGGAGATTTTAACCCCTAGTTCACTACCACTTCTTCATCACACTGTTCTGATTAACCACAAGGtctttgttaatttaattttcacataGAATGAAACTTTACTGCATTTTCAGAATTCCCTGATCCCCATTCATTCAATGAACAGTCTTCATTTCCAAGGTTATATCTTacatattgttattattaataattgtCCCACCACTGTGCAAATTCTTAATTCACAGAATCCTAAATGAAATGGGTGCTATAGTAAGACACTAAATTTTGAGATGACTTTGCAAGTagcaataaataactaaaatccTGAGAAAATTATTCTTCTATTCACTGTACAAAAAAAAGGCA
Protein-coding regions in this window:
- the LOC101550440 gene encoding olfactory receptor 2D3; this encodes MGEENQTFVTEFIFRGLSQDLQTQVLLFILFLIIYLLTVLGNLLIIILIFMDSRLHTPMYFFLRNLSFADLCFSTSIVPQVLIHFLVKKKSISFYGCMTQIIVFLLVGCTECALLAVMSYDRYVAVCKPLHYSTIMTQQVCLQLAIGSWASGALVSLVDTTFTFHLPYRGKNVINHYFCEPPALLKLASANTYSTEMAIFAMGVVILLAPVSLILVSYWNIISTVVQMQSGEGRLKAFSTCGSHLIVVVLFYGSGIFTYMRPNSKTIKERDKMISVFYTVVTPMLNPIIYSLRNKDVKGALKKLLGKMSFSQRQ